A single genomic interval of Helianthus annuus cultivar XRQ/B chromosome 6, HanXRQr2.0-SUNRISE, whole genome shotgun sequence harbors:
- the LOC110865154 gene encoding uncharacterized protein LOC110865154 isoform X1, producing the protein MALPLGKLTIIIGAGLVGSVLAKEGRMPSVYDIFSGTSKVLNLFKHDAKPTSNSKPLNDSLLAQVNSLRQELQLLASNRSVTIVTASGGGTTGKYGIVIIVAVAGYGYVWWKGWKLPDMMFATRRSLSDATNAVAKQLETVYSSLAATKRHLSSRIDRVDCSLDEVAEITASTKEEVSALRGKTKVFTEDVQSIHNKVYTLESKLNIIALKQDETNLGVGRLIRTAIEMENQGNQSSSSKPALELPPRAMSLPPLQIEEIQPSSLPVSPKAKQPLETAVSASGLKVIQDVPEEARNTPHGLNVTEGSSSSRVFGRTFSGFSSVFSRTHPTNRQ; encoded by the exons ATGGCCCTTCCTCTTGGGAAGCTGACGATTATTATCGGAGCAG GCCTTGTTGGGTCAGTTCTTGCTAAAGAAGGTCGCATGCCCAGTGTTTATGATATATTTTCTGGTACTTCTAAG GTACTCAACTTATTCAAACATGATGCGAAACCCACTTCAAATTCAAAACCACTCAACGACTCATTGTTGGCACAG GTCAACAGCCTCAGGCAGGAGCTGCAACTACTGGCATCAAATAGATCTGTTACCATCGTCACTGCTAGTGGAG GAGGCACTACTGGCAAATATGGTATCGTTATCATTGTTGCTGTTGCAGGATATGGTTATGTTTGGTGGAAG GGTTGGAAACTTCCGGATATGATGTTTGCTACAAGACGTAGTTTATCTGATGCAACAAATGCTGTAGCTAAACAGCTTGAGACTGTCTACTCGTCACTTGCg GCTACCAAACGACATCTATCTTCAAGAATCGACCGTGTTGATTGCAGTTTAGATGAGGTTGCAGAAATTACCGCTTCTACAAAAGAGGAG GTGTCAGCGTTACGTGGAAAGACCAAAGTGTTTACCGAGGATGTTCAGTCTATACATAACAAGGTTTACACCCTG GAGAGTAAGCTGAATATAATTGCATTGAAGCAGGATGAAACAAACCTAGGAGTGGGGAGGTTGATACGTACCGCCATAGAAATGGAAAATCAG GGAAACCAATCCAGTTCATCAAAGCCAGCTCTTGAATTGCCACCGAGG GCCATGTCTTTGCCACCGCTTCAGATAGAGGAGATACAACCATCATCACTCCCCGTGTCTCCCAAA GCTAAGCAACCTTTGGAAACTGCAGTTTCTGCTTCTGGCTTGAAG GTTATTCAAGATGTGCCTGAAGAAGCTAGAAACACTCCCCACGGGCTGAACGTAACGGAAGGAAGTTCAAGCTCTCGTGTGTTTGGGCGAACATTTTCTGGTTTCAGCTCTGTATTCTCTCGGACCCACCCTACAAATAGACAGTAA
- the LOC110863903 gene encoding endochitinase A: MTNDHQDTHPPITTIDHHHHQPSSSTATFTKPLPQTPSSMSPTNTNTTETNSTPESRIAAALGRAFLNIPPSSFQDAATTTTNPLLRTLSDADSSANQTTTTTPPKVPRINNNPLRRTLSDSITPDHQQTKKTGLRRTLSDTSEYQLPQKTPRVSSSPQSSSGRQSPQSEVIMKKVEDMVREIEQRCWEIMRVEEHVEEEIPKPHEQEECVGVERMKNGDLRFELSCSCGKRFEMLIKHNGYCFYRLT; the protein is encoded by the exons ATGACCAACGATCATCAAGATACTCatccacccatcaccaccatcgaccaccaccaccaccaaccgtCGTCATCCACCGCCACTTTCACCAAACCACTTCCCCAAACCCCATCTTCAATGTCACCCACCAACACCAACACAACAGAAACCAATTCCACCCCTGAATCACGCATCGCCGCCGCACTTGGCCGCGCATTCTTAAACATCCCCCCATCTTCTTTCCAAgacgccgccaccaccaccaccaacccgCTTCTTCGAACGTTATCAGACGCTGATTCATCCGCCAACCAAACAACCACCACCACACCTCCTAAAGTCCCAAGAATCAACAACAACCCGCTTCGCAGGACACTTTCTGATTCCATCACACCCGATCATCAACAAACCAAGAAAACCGGGCTTCGCAGGACACTCTCTGACACTAGTGAGTATCAACTACCACAGAAAACACCAAGAGTTTCGTCGTCCCCTCAGTCTTCCAGCGGACGACAGAGTCCCCAATCAGAG GTTATAATGAAGAAAGTGGAAGATATGGTTAGAGAGATTGAACAAAGGTGTTGGGAGATTATGCGCGTAGAAGAACATGTTGAAGAGGAGATTCCTAAGCCACAT GAACAAGAGGAGTGTGTAGGGGTGGAGCGAATGAAGAATGGGGATTTGCGGTTTGAGTTGAGTTGTTCGTGTGGTAAGCGTTTCGAAATGTTGATCAAACACAATGGGTATTGCTTCTACAGATTGACATGA
- the LOC110865154 gene encoding uncharacterized protein LOC110865154 isoform X2, with the protein MALPLGKLTIIIGAGLVGSVLAKEGRMPSVYDIFSGTSKVLNLFKHDAKPTSNSKPLNDSLLAQVNSLRQELQLLASNRSVTIVTASGGTTGKYGIVIIVAVAGYGYVWWKGWKLPDMMFATRRSLSDATNAVAKQLETVYSSLAATKRHLSSRIDRVDCSLDEVAEITASTKEEVSALRGKTKVFTEDVQSIHNKVYTLESKLNIIALKQDETNLGVGRLIRTAIEMENQGNQSSSSKPALELPPRAMSLPPLQIEEIQPSSLPVSPKAKQPLETAVSASGLKVIQDVPEEARNTPHGLNVTEGSSSSRVFGRTFSGFSSVFSRTHPTNRQ; encoded by the exons ATGGCCCTTCCTCTTGGGAAGCTGACGATTATTATCGGAGCAG GCCTTGTTGGGTCAGTTCTTGCTAAAGAAGGTCGCATGCCCAGTGTTTATGATATATTTTCTGGTACTTCTAAG GTACTCAACTTATTCAAACATGATGCGAAACCCACTTCAAATTCAAAACCACTCAACGACTCATTGTTGGCACAG GTCAACAGCCTCAGGCAGGAGCTGCAACTACTGGCATCAAATAGATCTGTTACCATCGTCACTGCTAGTGGAG GCACTACTGGCAAATATGGTATCGTTATCATTGTTGCTGTTGCAGGATATGGTTATGTTTGGTGGAAG GGTTGGAAACTTCCGGATATGATGTTTGCTACAAGACGTAGTTTATCTGATGCAACAAATGCTGTAGCTAAACAGCTTGAGACTGTCTACTCGTCACTTGCg GCTACCAAACGACATCTATCTTCAAGAATCGACCGTGTTGATTGCAGTTTAGATGAGGTTGCAGAAATTACCGCTTCTACAAAAGAGGAG GTGTCAGCGTTACGTGGAAAGACCAAAGTGTTTACCGAGGATGTTCAGTCTATACATAACAAGGTTTACACCCTG GAGAGTAAGCTGAATATAATTGCATTGAAGCAGGATGAAACAAACCTAGGAGTGGGGAGGTTGATACGTACCGCCATAGAAATGGAAAATCAG GGAAACCAATCCAGTTCATCAAAGCCAGCTCTTGAATTGCCACCGAGG GCCATGTCTTTGCCACCGCTTCAGATAGAGGAGATACAACCATCATCACTCCCCGTGTCTCCCAAA GCTAAGCAACCTTTGGAAACTGCAGTTTCTGCTTCTGGCTTGAAG GTTATTCAAGATGTGCCTGAAGAAGCTAGAAACACTCCCCACGGGCTGAACGTAACGGAAGGAAGTTCAAGCTCTCGTGTGTTTGGGCGAACATTTTCTGGTTTCAGCTCTGTATTCTCTCGGACCCACCCTACAAATAGACAGTAA